Proteins from one Homalodisca vitripennis isolate AUS2020 chromosome 3, UT_GWSS_2.1, whole genome shotgun sequence genomic window:
- the LOC124358509 gene encoding piggyBac transposable element-derived protein 4-like, which translates to MKTWEAKYENCSLGERVVLALAEDERGKFKMLFFDNYFNSLPLLEKLKSEKTLACGTIRSNRKGLPENILEDKKLKRGDMDHRTSCNGITFFKWRDTKSVFLASNYHGSEMTLVDRKDDKGKTHKITAPTVIKDYNQFMGGVDHADQLRASYGVHRRSKKWWQRIFWGILDIAFVNSFVVYCRISGEKPPLLDFRRNVALGLMSKCEVNCKKGSLKRTSKSPQQPSNKRRGKEPSVSNDVRLGTLGVHWPTFTEGVKRKM; encoded by the coding sequence ATGAAAACTTGGGAAGCAAAATATGAGAATTGCAGTCTTGGTGAGCGAGTAGTATTAGCACTGGCAGAGGACGAACGAGGAAAGTTCAAGATGTTGTTTTTCGATAACTACTTCAACAGTTTACCATTGTTGGAAAAGTTGAAATCTGAGAAAACACTAGCCTGTGGGACTATACGCTCCAATAGAAAAGGACTGCCTGAAAACATCCTTGAGGATAAGAAACTCAAAAGAGGAGACATGGACCATAGAACTTCATGTAATGGTATCACATTCTTCAAATGGCGGGACACAAAGAGTGTTTTCTTAGCATCAAACTACCACGGAAGTGAAATGACATTGGTAGATAGAAAGGATGATAAAGGGAAAACTCACAAAATAACTGCTCCAACAGTAATCAAGGATTATAACCAGTTCATGGGGGGTGTAGACCATGCTGACCAACTACGAGCAAGTTATGGTGTTCATCGGCGATCCAAGAAATGGTGGCAAAGGATTTTTTGGGGTATCTTGGACATAGCTTTTGTGAATAGCTTTGTGGTCTATTGTCGCATCTCGGGTGAGAAGCCTCCATTACTTGATTTTCGGCGAAATGTCGCTCTGGGCCTTATGTCCAAATGTGAAGTAAACTGTAAGAAGGGAAGTTTGAAGCGCACCAGCAAATCACCTCAACAACCATCAAACAAGCGACGGGGCAAGGAGCCATCTGTGTCCAACGATGTGAGATTAGGTACCTTAGGAGTGCACTGGCCAACATTCACTGAAGGAGTTAAGAGGAAGATGTGA